The Desulfobulbus propionicus DSM 2032 DNA segment AAGGCTGACCTTATCCCGGATAAATTCACAGGAGAAGGATTGGCCAAGGCCTTGGTCGAAACGGAGGTCAACGGCAGCCGCATCCTTCTGCCCCGAGCGCTCAAGGCCAGCGACCTGTTACCGGAAACCTTGATCGACGCCGGCGCCGAGGTGACCATCGCCCCAGTGTACCAGAATGTGCCGCCTCAAGGGCGCAAGGAGGAATTGCGCGACCAGCTGGAGAGCGGTTCCATCGATCTGATCACCTTCACCAGCTCGTCCACGGTGACCAATTTCCTGGCCATGCTCGACGCGGGCAGCGACGAGGAACTGCACCGGCTGATGGATGCGGTGCGCATTGCCGCCATCGGCCCGATCACCGCCGAAACGGTTCGAGAACACGGTCTGCGGGTGGATATCCAACCCGAACGCTATACCATCGACGACATGGTGCATGCGATTGTCGCCGCCTATCGGAATAAGCCGGGACAACCGCAGGACTGAGCAACGCTGTCGCGGAATTCAGCTGCCCTCTTCCAAGGGAAAACGGTCGGCGGCAACCCGATCCGACCGTCAACCGGAGGAAAAGGAGAACATCGTCTGCGCCGTGTGCGGGGCAGCCATTACCCACCGTGACCATGTCATCCGGGTCAACAACCGTCACGAACACGCCTTTTTCAACCCGACCGGCATTGCCTTCCTCATCCGTTGTTTCCACACGGCACCAGGCGTTGCCGTGTGGGCTGAACCGAGTACCGCGTTTACCTGGTTTCCGGGCTATTGTTGGCAGATTGTCCTTTGCGCCGCCTGTCAAAGCCACCTTGGCTGGCTTTTTTCACCGATGGCTGGCGGTCGATCCTTTTATGGCCTCATCGCCGACCGCCTGTCCTGACCCATCACCCCGCCGGGTTCTCCTTCCGGCCGCCACACCGCACC contains these protein-coding regions:
- a CDS encoding cereblon family protein — translated: MCGAAITHRDHVIRVNNRHEHAFFNPTGIAFLIRCFHTAPGVAVWAEPSTAFTWFPGYCWQIVLCAACQSHLGWLFSPMAGGRSFYGLIADRLS